The window TGGGCAGCTGCATCTGGGTGAGGGGCTGGCGCGTCGCGCGCTCGATGTTCGCCAGCATCCGGCGCTCGCGCGGCGTGACGAAGCTGATCGCGTCGCCGGTGCGTCCGGCGCGACCGGTGCGGCCGATGCGGTGCACGTACGACTCGGTGTCGATCGGCAGGTCGAAGTTCACGACGTGGCTGATGCGGTCGACGTCGAGGCCGCGGGCGGCGACATCGGTCGCGACGAGGATGTCGAGCTTGCCCGACTTGAGCTGGTTGACCGTCTTCTCGCGCTGCGCCTGAGCGACGTCGCCGCTGATCGCGGAGGCCGTGTAGCCGCGGGCGCGGAGCTTCTCGGCGAGCGTCTCGGTCTCGTTCTTCGTACGGACGAACACGATCATGCCCTCGAAGTTCTCGACCTCGAGGATGCGCGTGAGCGCGTCGACCTTCTGGGGGTAGGAGACGTTGAGGTAGCGCTGGGTGATGTTCGACGAGGTCGCGGTCTTGTTCTTGACCGTGATCTCCTGCGGGTCGCGCAGGTACTGCTGCGAGATGCGGCGGATCTGAGCGGGCATGGTGGCTGAGAAGAGTGCCACCTGCTTGTCGGCGGGGGTGTCGGCGAGGATCGTCTCGACGTCTTCGGCGAAGCCCATCTTGAGCATCTCGTCTGCTTCGTCGAGCACGAGGAACTTCAGCTCCGACAGGTCGAGCGTGCCCTTGACGAGGTGGTCCATGATGCGTCCGGGCGTTCCGACGACGACGTGCACGCCGCGCCGCAGCGCCGACAGCTGCGTGCCGTAGCCCTGTCCGCCGTAGATCGGCAGCACGTTGACGCCCCGCAGGTGCGACGCGTAGCGCTCGAACGCCTCGCACACCTGCAGCGCGAGTTCACGGGTGGGGGCGAGCACGAGCGCCTGCGGCTTCTGCTGCGAGGCGTCGAGCTGCGAGAGGATCGGCAGTGCGAACGCCGCGGTCTTGCCGGTGCCCGTCTGCGCCATGCCGATCACGTCGCGGCCGGCCAGCAGAGGCGGGATGGTCGCCGCCTGGATGGCCGACGGGGTCTCGTAGCCGACGTCCTTCAACGCCTTGAGCACCGAAGCGTCGAGTCCCAGGTCGGAGAAGGACTGCTGCTCGACGACCACGTCGGGGGTTGCGGACGTGTCGGACTCGGATGCTGTCATTACTCCACGGTAGCGCGTGCGAGCCCCGGGACCACGGTCGAGCGGATGCCGCGGATCAGTACGCCTGCTC is drawn from Microbacterium hatanonis and contains these coding sequences:
- a CDS encoding DEAD/DEAH box helicase, which produces MTASESDTSATPDVVVEQQSFSDLGLDASVLKALKDVGYETPSAIQAATIPPLLAGRDVIGMAQTGTGKTAAFALPILSQLDASQQKPQALVLAPTRELALQVCEAFERYASHLRGVNVLPIYGGQGYGTQLSALRRGVHVVVGTPGRIMDHLVKGTLDLSELKFLVLDEADEMLKMGFAEDVETILADTPADKQVALFSATMPAQIRRISQQYLRDPQEITVKNKTATSSNITQRYLNVSYPQKVDALTRILEVENFEGMIVFVRTKNETETLAEKLRARGYTASAISGDVAQAQREKTVNQLKSGKLDILVATDVAARGLDVDRISHVVNFDLPIDTESYVHRIGRTGRAGRTGDAISFVTPRERRMLANIERATRQPLTQMQLPSVEDVNATRLTRFDEAITAALEQTARIDRFRDIIAHYVEHHDVPEADVAAALAVVSQGETPLLLDPAQERTERFDRDDRTRTPRDDRDEEGRPERRGRPSQANLVMYRLAVGKRHKVEPRQIVGALANEGGLRREDFGKIDIRPDFSLVELPADLPDDALNRLSGTRIGGKLIEMRVDRGGPGGRPDRKPRY